The Candidatus Hydrogenedentota bacterium DNA window GTCTAGGATTATGACTTGGTCAACCGGAGGTAGTGACACATGGAATTGCAAACTCTCAAGGTAGCCACGCGCCAGTCGCAGGGCAAGGGAAAGGCGCGGAAAGTGCGCGCGGCGGGTTCGTTGCCCGGCGTATTGTATGGCGGCGATCGGGAGCCGGTGTCGCTTTCGGTGAATTTGCGCGCGTTCGAGGCGCTTATCCATCATGCACGAGGCGGCGAACACGCCCTCGTTCAACTTGAAGTTGAGGATAACGCCGCGCTCAACACCCCGGCAATCGTCAAGGCGGTGCAGCATCACCCGCTGCGCAATACCCCCACACACGCCGATTTCCTGCGCATCCGGCTCGACGAGAAAATCACAACGGTCATCCCGATCCGGCTGGTCGGGCAGGCGCCCGGGATCGCCGAGGGCGGTGTGCTCGATCACCAGTTGCGGGAACTCGAAA harbors:
- a CDS encoding 50S ribosomal protein L25 is translated as MELQTLKVATRQSQGKGKARKVRAAGSLPGVLYGGDREPVSLSVNLRAFEALIHHARGGEHALVQLEVEDNAALNTPAIVKAVQHHPLRNTPTHADFLRIRLDEKITTVIPIRLVGQAPGIAEGGVLDHQLRELEIECLALSVPDEVVVDVSGLHVNDSLHVSDLQVPPDVEIISDPERPVVAVHPPRVVKETAEAGEAAEGEAASPEVITERKEKEEKDAKDAKESKESKKK